A single genomic interval of Arachis duranensis cultivar V14167 chromosome 7, aradu.V14167.gnm2.J7QH, whole genome shotgun sequence harbors:
- the LOC107459451 gene encoding terpene synthase 10: MDILPWRVEVKRGIQLVVESFHTWEVGHMEVNGGKELASMVVQNYVEIGFHGHMVVVVNNQKKVHHDHNHCLDVFDFYLKETNNFNEHQSSISIDGILSLYEASFHLVEEETILDDAKKYSSKILKEYVKRNDGSYISLLINHSLEYPLHWRVTRWEAHWFINTYEKSHNLNPTFLQFAKLDFNIVQSIHQEELKDMSMWWKKTYLAEKLSFARDRLMENFFWTVGINFNPEFGFFRRAITKVNCFINTIDDMYETFGTLEDLELFTKAIEKWDLSFGMDNLPYYMKICFLALNNFVNEVAFESLQNNEVYIVPFLRKSWADLCKAYFVEAKWYYSGYIPTLEEYLENGWRSSGSHVIFLHAYFTIPNVLKMEQLDSLKEYPNIFRLASIFCRLVNDLGTYKREKETGDAPSSIQCYMNKSGASEAEACKHVRSIINTLWKNINREAHHSSLSQDFIDTILGLTKMVLAMYDHGDYHTFQDSEAKSGILSLIIQPIPLTC; the protein is encoded by the exons ATGGACATTCTTCCATGGAGGGTTGAGGTGAAAAGGGGAATTCAGCTTGTGGTTGAAAGTTTTCATACatgggaggtg ggtcatatggaggtgaatggtggtaaGGAGCTTgcgagtatggtggttcaaaactaTGTTGAAATTGGATTTCAtgggcatatggtggtggttgttaaTAATCAAAAGAAGGTTCACCATGACCATAACCATTGTCTTG ATGTGTTTGATTTCTATctcaaagaaacaaacaatttCAACGAACATCAATCTTCAATTAGCATCGATGGAATTTTATCACTATATGAAGCCTCATTTCatttagtagaagaagaaactATATTAGATGATGCAAAAAAATATAGTTCAAAGATTCTCAAAGAATATGTAAAAAGAAATGATGGTAGCTATATATCCCTCTTAATCAATCATTCATTGGAGTATCCATTACATTGGAGGGTGACAAGATGGGAGGCCCATTGGTTCATCAACACATATGAAAAAAGTCACAATTTGAATCCTACATTTCTtcagtttgctaaattagattTCAACATTGTTCAAAGCATTCACCAAGAAGAGTTGAAGGATATGTCAAT GTGGTGGAAAAAAACCTACTTAGCAGAGAAGTTAAGTTTTGCAAGAGATAGGTTGATGGAAAACTTCTTTTGGACCGTGGGAATAAATTTTAATCCAGAATTTGGTTTTTTTAGAAGAGCTATAACAAAGGTCAATTGCTTCATAAATACAATAGATGATATGTATGAGACCTTTGGCACTTTAGAAGATTTAGAGCTATTTACCAAAGCTATTGAAAA ATGGGATCTAAGTTTTGGTATGGACAATCTTCCATACTACATGAAAATTTGCTTCCTTGCACTCAATAACTTTGTTAATGAAGTAGCTTTCGAAAGCCTACAAAATAATGAAGTTTATATTGTTCCTTTTCTTAGAAAATCG tgGGCAGATTTATGTAAGGCATATTTTGTTGAGGCAAAGTGGTACTATAGTGGTTATATACCAACTCTTGAAGAGTACTTGGAGAATGGTTGGAGATCTTCAGGCTCACATGTTATTTTCCTTCATGCTTATTTCACAATTCCAAATGTATTAAAAATGGAGCAATTGGATTCCTTAAAAGAATATCCCAACATATTTCGTCTTGCATCAATATTTTGCCGCCTTGTTAATGACCTTGGGACATATAAG CGTGAAAAAGAGACTGGAGATGCTCCTTCATCAATTCAATGCTACATGAACAAAAGTGGAGCTTCAGAGGCAGAGGCATGTAAGCATGTTAGAtcaattataaatacactatgGAAGAACATAAACAGAGAAGCTCATCATTCTTCTCTCTCTCAAGATTTCATAGACACTATTTTAGGCCTTACAAAAATGGTATTAGCCATGTATGATCATGGAGATTACCATACTTTTCAAGATTCTGAAGCTAAGAGTGGTATATTGTCGTTAATCATTCAACCAATTCCTCTTACATGTTAA
- the LOC107459777 gene encoding 1-aminocyclopropane-1-carboxylate oxidase homolog 1, which yields MESEEAEGTIVKMMNNCDDRMSELKAFDDTKGGVKGLVDRGVTKIPTMFYHPLDKFPNSSNTEHSLIPVIDLEGVAKDPITRQQVVSRIREASETWGFFQVVNHGIPGSVLEEMKEGIKRFFEQDVEVKKEVYSRDNTKPFIYNSNFDLYSSPALNWRDTFGCQLVPLIGKPQDLPEVCRDILLEYGNNIMKLGITLFELLSESLNLHSNYLRDMELGCTDQIICAGHYYPPCPEPELIMGTTKHSDGTFITVLLQDHIGGLQILHNDKWIDIRPVPGTLVVNIGDLLQLLTNDRFKSVQHRVLANRSGPRVSIACFFGYNNLTASTKLVSPIKELLSKNNPPKFKSTTIAEYSAYFTAKGLGNSPLEDFRI from the exons ATGGAGAGTGAAGAAGCAGAAGGCACAATAGTGAAGATGATGAATAATTGTGATGATAGGATGAGTGAACTGAAGGCATTTGATGACACAAAAGGCGGTGTTAAGGGTCTTGTTGATCGAGGTGTTACAAAGATTCCAACTATGTTTTATCATCCACTTGATAAATTCCCAAATTCCTCCAATACAGAGCACAGCCTGATTCCTGTCATAGATCTTGAAGGTGTTGCCAAAGATCCAATCACACGCCAACAAGTTGTTTCAAGAATCAGGGAAGCATCTGAGACATGGGGTTTCTTCCAAGTGGTAAATCATGGTATCCCTGGGAGTGTTCTTGAGGAGATGAAAGAGGGGATTAAAAGGTTCTTTGAACAAGATGTTGAGGTTAAGAAAGAGGTATATAGCCGTGATAATACGAAGCCATTTATTTATAATAGTAATTTTGATCTTTATAGTTCACCAGCACTCAATTGGAGAGATACTTTTGGATGCCAATTAGTTCCTCTGATTGGCAAACCTCAAGACTTGCCAGAAGTATGCAG GGATATACTCCTAGAATATGGGAATAATATTATGAAATTGGGGATCACACTCTTTGAATTACTCTCAGAATCTCTAAATCTGCATTCAAACTATTTAAGAGACATGGAATTGGGTTGTACTGATCAAATTATTTGTGCTGGCCATTACTATCCTCCTTGTCCTGAGCCAGAACTCATTATGGGAACCACCAAACATTCTGATGGCACTTTTATTACTGTGCTTCTCCAAGACCATATTGGTGGCCTCCAAATTCTTCATAATGATAAATGGATCGATATACGCCCTGTACCTGGAACTTTAGTGGTTAATATTGGTGATCTTCTACAG CTACTAACGAATGACAGATTTAAAAGTGTTCAACATAGAGTGCTGGCAAATAGAAGTGGTCCAAGAGTATCAATTGCGTGTTTTTTTGGCTACAACAATCTCACTGCATCAACAAAGCTCGTCAGCCCGATAAAAGAATTGTTATCTAAAAACAATCctccaaaatttaaaagtacCACAATTGCAGAGTATTCAGCCTACTTTACGGCAAAAGGCCTTGGAAATAGTCCTCTTGAAGACTTTAGGATTTAA